Proteins encoded in a region of the Dasypus novemcinctus isolate mDasNov1 chromosome 24, mDasNov1.1.hap2, whole genome shotgun sequence genome:
- the XKR7 gene encoding XK-related protein 7 — MAAKSDGVAAAAGQGPEGAAGEARGGAGGRGEAAAVAGGAVAAGAGGPGPRYELRDCCWVLCALLVFFSDGATDLWLAASYYLQGQRTYFGLTLLFVLLPSLVVQLLSFRWFVYDYTETAGSPGPAVSTKDSSIGGSAISTKDSAASFRTKEGSPELGPRPAPSSASAYRRRCCRLCVWLLQTFVHLLQLGQVWRYLRAMYLGLQSRWRGERLRRHFYWRMLFESADVSMLRLLETFLRSAPQLVLQLSLMLHGDGEPDLLPALSTSASLVSLAWTLASYQKVLRDSRDDKRPLSYKGAVAQVLWHLFTIAARGLAFALFASVYKLYFGIFIVAHWCVMTFWVIQGETDFCMSKWEEIIYNMVVGIIYIFCWFNVKEGPSRRRMTLYYCIVLLENAALTGFWYSSRNFATDFRSLILVCVVASSFALGIFFMCVYYCLLHPNGPMLGPQAPGCICPEAPEPCGPPPDAITSPPRSLPRTTGAERDGASVGGERAGTPTPPVFQVRPGLPATPVARTLRTEGPVIRIDLPRKKYPAWDAHFIDRRLRKTILALEYSSPATPRLQYRSVGTSQELLEYETTV, encoded by the exons ATGGCCGCGAAGTCGGATGGAGTGGCGGCCGCGGCCGGCCAGGGGCCGGAGGGGGCGGCAGGAGAAGCCCGGGGCGGTGCGGGCGGGCGCGGGGAGGCGGCGGCGGTAGCCGGAGGCGCCGTAGCGGCCGGGGCTGGAGGCCCGGGGCCGCGCTACGAGCTGCGGGACTGCTGCTGGGTGCTGTGCGCGCTGCTTGTGTTCTTCTCCGACGGCGCCACAGACCTGTGGCTGGCGGCCTCCTACTACCTGCAGGGCCAGCGCACCTACTTCGGCCTCACGTTGCTGTTCGTGCTCCTGCCCTCGCTGGTCGTGCAGCTGCTCAGCTTCCGCTGGTTCGTCTACGACTACACGGAGACCGCAGGGTCCCCGGGACCCGCCGTCAGCACCAAGGACAGTAGCATCGGCGGGTCCGCCATCAGTACCAAGGACAGCGCCGCCTCCTTCAGGACCAAAGAGGGCAGCCCCGAGCTGGGCCCCCGGCCCGCGCCCTCCTCGGCCAGCGCCTACCGCCGCCGCTGCTGCCGCCTCTGCGTCTGGCTGCTGCAGACCTTCGTCCACCTCCTGCAGCTCGGCCAGGTCTGGAG GTACCTGCGAGCCATGTACCTGGGACTGCAGAGCCGCTGGCGCGGGGAGCGCCTGCGGCGCCACTTCTACTGGCGGATGCTGTTCGAGAGCGCCGACGTGAGCATGCTGCGCCTGCTGGAGACCTTCCTGCGCAGCGCGCCGCAGCTCGTGCTGCAGCTCAGCCTCATGCTGCACGGCGACGGCGAGCCCGACCTGCTGCCCG CCCTCTCCACCTCCGCCTCCCTGGTGTCCCTGGCCTGGACGCTGGCCTCCTACCAAAAGGTGCTGCGGGACTCGCGGGATGACAAGAGGCCGCTGTCCTACAAGGGAGCCGTGGCGCAGGTGCTGTGGCACCTGTTCACCATCGCGGCCCGCGGCCTGGCCTTCGCGCTCTTTGCCAGCGTCTACAAGCTCTACTTTGGCATCTTCATTGTGGCCCACTGGTGCGTCATGACCTTCTGGGTCATCCAGGGGGAGACGGACTTCTGCATGTCCAAGTGGGAGGAGATCATCTACAACATGGTGGTGGGCATCATCTACATCTTCTGCTGGTTCAACGTCAAGGAGGGCCCCAGCCGCCGCCGCATGACCCTCTACTACTGCATCGTGCTGCTGGAGAACGCCGCGCTCACTGGCTTCTGGTACTCCAGCCGCAACTTCGCTACCGACTTCCGCTCGCTCATCCTGGTCTGCGTGGTGGCCTCCAGCTTCGCACTGGGCATCTTCTTCATGTGTGTCTACTACTGCCTCCTGCACCCCAACGGGCCCATGCTgggcccccaggcgcccggctgCATCTGCCCCGAGGCTCCAGAGCCCTGCGGCCCGCCCCCCGACGCTATCACGAGTCCCCCAAGGTCCCTGCCGAGGACTACAGGCGCCGAGCGGGACGGGGCCTCAGTGGGCGGCGAGCGTGCTGGGACCCCCACACCCCCTGTCTTCCAGGTGCGGCCCGGCTTGCCCGCCACACCAGTGGCCCGCACCTTGCGGACAGAGGGGCCTGTGATTCGGATTGACTTGCCTCGAAAGAAGTACCCGGCGTGGGATGCTCATTTTATTGACCGCCGGCTCCGGAAGACGATTCTGGCGCTGGAGTACTCCTCACCGGCCACTCCCCGGTTGCAGTACCGGAGCGTGGGGACCTCCCAGGAGCTGCTGGAGTACGAGACCACGGTGTAG